From Gloeocapsa sp. PCC 73106, a single genomic window includes:
- a CDS encoding fatty acid desaturase, producing MISDSIQIAPKPQQPLKLSRSNLSLFVAIHALALLSPWFFSWSALGVMLFLHWLCGSIGICLGYHRLLTHRSFKVPKPLEYIITTIGALALQGGPIFWVSGHRLHHAHTEDIDQDPYSAKRGFWWSHMLWLIYPRQEIFNYETYKRFAPDLERDPYYRWLNQNFIILQVALGLLLFALGGWSFVIYGIFLRSVLLWHSTWLINSATHIRGYRTFDTEDNAGNLWWAALLTYGEGWHNNHHAHPRVAKAGLKWWEIDVTWWAIKVLQSLSLAKNVVMP from the coding sequence ATGATCTCCGATTCAATCCAAATTGCCCCAAAACCACAACAGCCACTCAAACTAAGCCGGAGTAATCTCTCTTTGTTTGTTGCTATCCACGCATTAGCTTTATTGTCTCCCTGGTTTTTCTCTTGGTCTGCTTTAGGCGTGATGCTCTTTCTACACTGGCTATGTGGCAGTATTGGCATTTGCTTAGGCTATCATAGACTATTGACCCACCGCAGTTTTAAAGTGCCTAAACCCTTAGAATATATCATAACAACTATTGGAGCCCTAGCGCTTCAGGGTGGACCCATCTTCTGGGTATCGGGACACCGCTTACACCACGCCCATACAGAAGATATCGATCAAGATCCCTATTCTGCTAAACGAGGATTCTGGTGGAGTCATATGCTGTGGTTGATTTATCCACGTCAGGAAATTTTTAATTACGAAACCTATAAAAGATTTGCCCCTGATTTAGAACGAGATCCTTATTATCGTTGGCTCAACCAAAACTTTATAATATTACAAGTTGCTTTAGGATTATTACTCTTTGCCTTAGGAGGTTGGTCCTTTGTCATTTACGGTATCTTTCTGAGATCTGTTCTCCTGTGGCACAGTACCTGGTTAATTAACTCAGCTACCCATATTAGGGGTTATCGTACTTTTGACACTGAAGACAACGCTGGTAATCTCTGGTGGGCCGCTTTACTTACCTACGGAGAAGGTTGGCACAATAATCACCACGCACATCCTCGCGTCGCTAAAGCTGGCTTGAAATGGTGGGAAATCGATGTCACTTGGTGGGCTATTAAAGTTCTACAAAGTTTAAGCCTGGCGAAAAACGTGGTCATGCCGTAG
- a CDS encoding DUF4351 domain-containing protein produces MYQNYFNLENTNHRFEVIRLWEVPSTELLEYKGLYPLVTLGKSDNPLETLKQVAQKIEAISLTQERSNVAAATSVLAGLVLDKTIIRGLLREEIMKESVIYQDIKAQGEAEGLAKGRLEGEAEGKTKEALILILRLLNRKFQSITPEIEQRIQSLTLTQLEDLGEALLDFQQKADLISWLSNR; encoded by the coding sequence GTGTATCAAAACTATTTCAACTTAGAGAATACCAACCATCGCTTTGAGGTAATTAGACTCTGGGAAGTACCAAGTACAGAATTGTTAGAATATAAAGGCTTGTATCCCTTAGTTACTTTGGGAAAAAGCGATAATCCCCTAGAAACCCTAAAGCAAGTAGCCCAAAAAATTGAAGCGATTAGCCTGACTCAGGAAAGAAGTAATGTAGCTGCTGCAACTTCGGTGTTAGCGGGATTAGTTTTAGATAAAACCATCATCAGAGGATTACTAAGAGAGGAAATTATGAAGGAATCGGTGATTTACCAAGATATTAAAGCTCAGGGTGAAGCTGAGGGTTTAGCGAAGGGTCGCCTTGAAGGGGAAGCTGAGGGTAAAACCAAAGAAGCCCTGATCTTAATTCTACGCTTACTCAATCGCAAATTTCAAAGCATTACCCCGGAAATAGAACAGCGCATTCAAAGCTTAACCCTCACTCAATTAGAAGACTTAGGAGAAGCATTATTAGATTTTCAACAGAAAGCTGATTTAATTAGTTGGTTGTCTAACCGATAA
- a CDS encoding choice-of-anchor Q domain-containing protein — protein MATVNLTVNTTTDQFDGSGSNGLSLREAIARANANPNDDYIITLSAGSIYRLTLDATNGDESGSDLDILNGANVTITTNGTQPATIDAGSLFNPDRNLFNPDRVFFVSPDSTLNIDNAIITRGSAGNGGGIYNERGSVTLTNVTLSENVASSSGGGIYNVQGNLVIVNSTLENNSSDSSFSSSGGGIYTSSGNVLIVNSAIVNNSALGSSFSDGGGILNDNSRSTLINTTVSGNRVDNVGGGISNIYGVLTLSNTTITNNTADADSNGSGGGGGIYNNSGTVDLSNTIIAENFDSPNNVGSNSTSPDAFGSFLGDNNNLIGDTDGASGFGGTDLVNVDPLLASLSNNGGPTRTHALLNGSRAIDLGNTSLLYEDIADLDGDNNRIERIPFDQRGIGFNRVVGSRVDIGAYEFQFTTSSTLVFVTVSPSSVIESDSANLVYTFSRSGDISRPLNNVNIGVGGSAIFNNDYTQSGANSFNTTAGTISFRANQGTKTLTIDPTGDTTVELNETVAISVTSGTGYTVSSPSTATGMISDDGRANVSVTVSPSSVTEDGSVNLVYTFTRNGNISSALTNVRFNVGGTGRFSSDYYQSGASSFSGSSGIINFLENQSSKTVTIDPIGDMTGELNETVALTLVDGTGYISTSPTSAIGTITNDDTTVGVALSPTSVREDGSSNLVYTFTRTGNISSPLNNVRFNISGTATFNNDYIQSGAASFSNSSGSINFGANQSTKTLTINPTADSIVEPNETIRLALVSGTTYTIPGATSITGLITNDDTSPNSLIAITKDLTESIPNLSASLGVSTDLISSNVTKDLSADLIALGNPEVGAIF, from the coding sequence ATGGCCACAGTAAATTTAACAGTAAATACAACTACTGATCAGTTTGACGGTAGTGGTAGTAATGGTTTGTCTCTCAGAGAAGCGATCGCCAGAGCTAACGCTAATCCTAACGATGACTATATCATTACTTTGAGCGCAGGCTCAATATACAGACTGACTCTAGATGCTACCAATGGAGATGAAAGCGGTAGCGATTTAGATATTTTAAATGGCGCTAACGTTACGATTACAACTAATGGAACTCAACCAGCAACCATCGACGCAGGAAGCTTATTCAACCCCGATCGAAACTTATTCAACCCCGATCGCGTTTTTTTTGTAAGTCCAGATAGTACTCTCAATATAGACAATGCGATTATCACTAGGGGGAGTGCAGGTAATGGTGGAGGAATATACAACGAGCGCGGTAGTGTCACCCTCACTAATGTTACCCTAAGTGAAAACGTTGCTAGTAGTTCTGGTGGTGGGATTTACAACGTTCAGGGAAACTTGGTAATTGTCAATAGTACTTTAGAAAATAACTCTTCTGATTCCTCCTTTAGCAGCAGCGGTGGCGGTATCTATACATCAAGCGGAAACGTATTAATCGTTAACAGTGCAATTGTCAACAATTCTGCCTTGGGTTCATCATTTAGTGACGGTGGGGGAATTTTAAATGATAATAGTCGCTCCACTCTCATAAATACTACTGTTAGTGGTAACAGAGTTGATAATGTAGGTGGAGGCATTTCAAACATTTATGGAGTATTAACGCTTAGTAATACTACTATTACAAATAATACAGCCGATGCAGATAGTAATGGGAGTGGTGGTGGCGGTGGTATTTACAATAATTCTGGTACGGTTGATTTAAGCAACACTATCATCGCTGAAAACTTTGATAGTCCCAACAACGTCGGTTCAAATAGCACTTCTCCTGACGCATTCGGTAGTTTCCTGGGCGATAATAATAACCTAATCGGTGATACCGATGGCGCTTCTGGTTTTGGGGGTACAGATTTAGTTAATGTTGACCCTCTACTTGCTTCCCTCTCTAACAACGGTGGTCCTACTCGCACTCACGCTCTGCTGAACGGTAGTCGAGCCATTGACTTAGGTAACACTTCATTACTGTATGAAGATATAGCAGACCTAGACGGTGATAACAACAGAATTGAGCGCATTCCCTTTGACCAGAGGGGTATCGGATTTAATCGTGTCGTTGGGTCCAGAGTAGATATAGGTGCTTATGAGTTTCAGTTTACCACAAGTAGTACCCTTGTTTTCGTCACCGTTTCTCCTAGCAGTGTTATTGAAAGTGACAGCGCTAATCTGGTTTACACTTTCAGTCGCAGCGGTGATATTAGTCGTCCTCTCAATAACGTTAATATAGGAGTCGGGGGAAGTGCGATCTTTAACAATGACTATACTCAGAGTGGAGCTAACTCCTTTAACACTACTGCAGGTACCATCAGTTTTAGAGCCAACCAAGGGACCAAAACCTTAACCATTGATCCCACTGGTGATACTACGGTAGAACTCAACGAAACCGTAGCTATAAGCGTAACTAGTGGAACAGGTTACACCGTAAGTAGTCCGAGTACAGCGACTGGGATGATTAGCGACGACGGCCGAGCTAATGTCAGCGTTACCGTCTCCCCTAGTAGCGTCACCGAAGATGGCAGTGTAAACCTCGTTTATACCTTCACACGCAATGGGAATATCAGTAGTGCTCTCACTAACGTCAGATTTAACGTTGGGGGTACAGGGAGGTTTAGTAGCGATTATTACCAGAGTGGAGCTAGTTCTTTTAGCGGTAGCAGCGGAATTATTAATTTTCTAGAGAATCAATCCAGCAAAACCGTAACTATTGACCCCATTGGAGATATGACGGGAGAGCTCAATGAAACGGTAGCTCTAACTCTAGTCGATGGGACAGGGTATATTTCTACTAGTCCTACTAGTGCGATAGGAACAATTACAAACGATGATACTACAGTTGGTGTCGCACTCTCTCCTACTAGCGTCAGAGAAGATGGTAGTAGTAACCTGGTTTATACCTTCACACGTACCGGTAATATCAGCAGTCCTCTCAACAACGTCAGATTTAACATCAGTGGTACAGCGACTTTCAACAATGACTATATCCAAAGTGGAGCTGCGTCTTTTAGTAATAGTTCTGGAAGCATCAATTTTGGAGCGAATCAATCGACTAAAACCTTAACTATCAATCCTACCGCAGATAGTATCGTAGAACCCAATGAAACTATCAGACTCGCTCTAGTCAGTGGTACCACCTACACTATACCTGGTGCTACAAGTATTACGGGACTGATTACCAATGATGATACTAGTCCTAACAGTTTGATTGCTATTACCAAAGATTTGACGGAAAGCATTCCGAATTTATCTGCTTCCTTGGGAGTTAGTACTGATTTAATCTCCAGTAATGTTACCAAAGATTTAAGTGCAGATTTGATCGCTTTGGGGAACCCTGAAGTTGGGGCGATTTTCTAA
- a CDS encoding cytochrome c biogenesis protein CcdA, which produces MLEFVQTQLYYLEQSANQLVSQQLNHLSILSLAVVLLAGLLTSLSPCMLSMLPLTVGYIGGYQNQTKLQAMIQSIWFALGLATTLALLGIIAVSLGRVYGQIGVGLPLIVSAIAIIMGLNLLEILPISFPSLGTTDWITPKFPPAVRSYLLGLTFGLVASPCSTPVLATLLAWVAGSQDLLMGVILLLTYTIGYVAPLVIAGTFTGAIKQFLSLRRWSGWINPVSGSLLLGFGTLSLLYRLV; this is translated from the coding sequence ATGCTGGAGTTTGTGCAAACTCAACTTTATTATCTAGAACAATCAGCCAATCAACTAGTTTCTCAACAGCTTAACCATTTGAGTATTTTGAGTCTCGCAGTGGTTTTACTCGCCGGGTTATTAACTAGTTTGAGTCCCTGCATGTTATCTATGTTACCTTTAACCGTGGGCTATATCGGTGGTTACCAAAATCAAACTAAGCTACAAGCTATGATACAGTCTATTTGGTTTGCTTTGGGTTTAGCCACCACTCTAGCTTTATTAGGTATAATTGCGGTGAGTTTGGGACGCGTTTACGGACAAATTGGGGTGGGGTTACCTCTAATCGTTAGTGCGATCGCTATTATTATGGGTTTAAATCTCTTAGAAATCCTCCCAATATCCTTTCCGAGTCTAGGTACAACCGACTGGATTACCCCTAAATTTCCCCCCGCTGTCCGCTCTTATCTGTTGGGTTTGACTTTTGGTTTAGTAGCTTCTCCCTGTAGTACTCCCGTTTTAGCGACTCTCCTCGCTTGGGTCGCAGGTAGTCAAGATCTGCTCATGGGAGTTATCTTATTATTAACTTACACTATTGGTTACGTTGCACCCTTAGTGATTGCAGGGACTTTTACCGGCGCGATTAAACAGTTTTTAAGTTTACGTCGTTGGTCGGGTTGGATTAATCCAGTTAGTGGTAGTTTACTCTTAGGATTTGGGACTCTGTCTTTACTCTACCGATTAGTTTAG
- the modA gene encoding molybdate ABC transporter substrate-binding protein — protein MLPIIASICTLLLSTQAQIQDELIISAAASLKGALEAIELTYQQKKPEISIIYNFGASGSLQQQIEQGAPVDIFVSAASQQMDALESKDLLIEGTRRNLLSNKIVLITPVNITDISGFEDLTKPEIETIALGEPRSVPAGKYATEVFNFYGILGDIQNKFIYGNNVSQVLTYVDTENVDAGMVFLTDAKTSKKVKIVATAPSESHTPIIYPIALIKGSQQVKIAKEFIEFLASNEGQMIFDKYGFQRL, from the coding sequence ATGCTCCCAATCATTGCATCAATATGCACGTTATTATTATCAACACAAGCTCAAATTCAGGACGAATTAATAATATCCGCAGCAGCGAGTTTAAAAGGTGCACTCGAGGCAATTGAGCTAACTTATCAACAGAAAAAACCAGAGATAAGTATAATTTATAATTTTGGTGCTTCGGGCTCTTTGCAACAACAAATAGAACAGGGTGCGCCAGTAGATATATTTGTTTCAGCCGCCTCTCAACAAATGGACGCTTTAGAATCAAAAGATTTATTAATAGAAGGAACTCGCCGAAATTTATTAAGTAATAAGATAGTATTAATTACTCCAGTTAATATAACTGATATTTCTGGCTTTGAAGACTTAACTAAACCAGAAATTGAAACCATCGCTCTAGGAGAACCGAGAAGTGTTCCCGCTGGAAAATATGCCACCGAAGTGTTTAATTTTTATGGTATTTTAGGAGATATACAAAATAAATTTATTTACGGTAATAACGTTTCCCAAGTATTAACCTATGTAGACACAGAAAATGTAGACGCTGGGATGGTTTTTTTAACTGATGCTAAAACGAGTAAAAAAGTAAAAATCGTCGCTACAGCACCATCGGAATCTCATACACCGATAATTTACCCGATCGCGCTAATTAAAGGCTCTCAACAAGTAAAAATTGCCAAAGAATTTATTGAGTTTTTAGCGAGTAATGAAGGACAAATGATCTTCGATAAATATGGCTTTCAAAGATTATGA
- a CDS encoding type II CAAX prenyl endopeptidase Rce1 family protein: MSSFYSLVINNKNRLTTIAFLAVLILLLLTQFIKAESISSYELSQKAPFNQISNYPVIQNIDTSLYQPTGTWVGRLILPEKPLFENNEDGVWVELYHTPKEAEALIGKTVALGWQKTPYTESYVQAVTTDVRISPEAKSYQADGNVIPTRLDGRNQVGPLVSLAGSRPENDLIVRLESIAISEDQQGNPLLLTNLEPIQVTGVFYGLVQILAQTEDDYFLVRHYNQETGNFDGVEETVRIPQQPADNNGRFLSTSRNLQDSAVGDAGWYIYGAKDHQGIFTVQSLKPRSILQLNPGQVIINPEEAINYIRRQNWLDTPERKGTFQSVLLDTTATSPEEAISKWEEGDRALIIHLFGGIGGEKAEPILAGTVTGHFAYGLAEVIRERFTKELQFKIIYQQIYAHNPNAIISGSLDWPAYTGNLRRGWLGIRPISDVVVKLDSFTEPLEVQGTSFYFLQELLKQAQILSAKYRTGNGTGVAAVTPATSCVQDSSQALYIAIERIKGQILAIPNNQVKTKQFIAFIDLGKDLLNSLQPRGVIRPDWQENAEFLAGIEGERLVSEVSLANTLDSWNSMLPRQAHDQVSRIFLDHGGSLWFLRTNQIGGEDPTIEPIAPTIIFGQFPLISLLFARLVNSLLATVTVKSSLIAGGLLLIYGAIAIPVGWKTNFLSFTPTQPGIIGMIRLLFFPALTEEIFMRVFMLPHPAERALTSTWLIWGGISLAIFILYHPLNALTLYRVGYPTFLQPVFLLLTGLLGIICAIAYYLTGSLIIIVLIHWIIVMVWLFILGGQKKLKNGQAIAL; encoded by the coding sequence GTGTCAAGTTTTTATTCCCTCGTGATTAACAATAAAAATAGATTAACTACTATTGCTTTTTTGGCAGTTTTAATATTGTTGCTGCTGACGCAATTTATCAAAGCAGAAAGCATATCTAGCTATGAATTGAGTCAAAAAGCACCATTTAATCAAATAAGTAATTACCCCGTTATTCAGAATATAGATACATCTTTATATCAACCGACGGGTACTTGGGTAGGACGTCTTATCCTCCCGGAAAAGCCATTATTTGAAAATAACGAGGATGGAGTTTGGGTCGAGCTATACCATACTCCCAAGGAAGCAGAAGCTTTAATCGGGAAAACGGTAGCTTTAGGTTGGCAAAAAACACCCTATACTGAATCTTATGTACAAGCGGTCACTACTGACGTTCGGATTAGTCCAGAAGCGAAAAGTTATCAAGCTGATGGCAATGTTATTCCTACTCGTTTGGATGGAAGAAATCAAGTTGGACCATTAGTATCTTTAGCGGGTTCTCGTCCTGAAAATGATCTCATAGTTAGATTAGAATCCATCGCTATATCTGAAGATCAACAGGGAAATCCTTTATTATTAACGAACCTGGAACCTATACAAGTCACAGGAGTATTTTACGGATTAGTTCAGATTTTAGCTCAAACTGAAGACGATTATTTTCTGGTACGCCATTATAATCAAGAAACGGGAAACTTTGATGGAGTCGAAGAAACCGTTAGAATTCCGCAACAACCTGCAGATAATAATGGACGTTTTCTTTCTACTTCTCGTAATCTGCAAGATTCTGCTGTTGGCGATGCGGGATGGTATATTTATGGAGCTAAAGATCATCAGGGAATCTTTACTGTTCAATCTCTTAAACCTCGATCTATATTGCAACTAAACCCCGGTCAAGTTATTATCAACCCAGAAGAAGCCATTAACTATATCAGAAGGCAAAATTGGCTAGATACACCCGAACGGAAAGGGACTTTTCAGTCAGTTTTGCTCGATACTACAGCAACATCACCGGAAGAGGCGATTAGTAAATGGGAAGAAGGAGATAGGGCTTTAATCATTCATCTGTTTGGTGGTATTGGTGGAGAAAAAGCAGAACCTATTCTTGCTGGTACAGTTACGGGACATTTTGCTTATGGATTAGCGGAAGTTATTCGAGAGCGTTTTACTAAGGAGTTACAATTCAAGATCATCTATCAACAAATATACGCCCATAATCCCAACGCTATTATCTCAGGTTCTCTCGATTGGCCTGCTTATACGGGCAATTTACGCAGAGGATGGTTAGGAATTCGCCCTATTTCTGATGTAGTTGTCAAGCTGGATAGCTTTACTGAACCTTTGGAAGTGCAGGGAACTTCTTTTTATTTTCTCCAAGAGTTACTTAAACAAGCTCAGATTTTATCTGCTAAATATCGTACAGGCAATGGTACGGGAGTGGCGGCTGTTACACCAGCAACTTCCTGTGTTCAAGATTCGAGTCAAGCGCTTTATATTGCCATTGAACGGATTAAAGGTCAAATTTTAGCGATTCCCAATAATCAGGTTAAGACAAAACAGTTTATCGCTTTTATTGACTTAGGAAAAGATTTACTGAATAGTCTACAGCCTAGAGGAGTTATTCGTCCTGATTGGCAGGAAAATGCGGAATTTCTGGCAGGAATTGAGGGCGAACGCCTAGTTAGTGAAGTCTCACTAGCAAATACCCTAGATAGTTGGAATTCCATGTTACCTCGTCAAGCCCATGATCAAGTCAGTAGGATTTTTTTAGATCACGGTGGTTCACTTTGGTTTTTACGCACCAATCAAATCGGAGGAGAAGATCCTACAATTGAACCGATCGCCCCAACGATTATCTTTGGTCAATTTCCCTTAATTAGTTTACTGTTCGCTCGTTTGGTTAATTCTTTATTAGCAACGGTTACTGTAAAATCTAGTTTGATCGCTGGGGGGTTATTGTTAATTTATGGAGCGATCGCTATTCCTGTGGGTTGGAAAACTAATTTTCTCTCTTTTACGCCCACTCAACCGGGAATTATCGGTATGATTAGGCTATTGTTTTTTCCCGCTTTAACTGAAGAAATCTTCATGAGAGTGTTTATGCTTCCCCACCCTGCAGAAAGGGCTTTAACCTCTACCTGGTTGATATGGGGGGGAATTAGCTTAGCTATTTTTATCCTCTATCATCCCTTAAACGCCCTTACTTTATATCGGGTAGGTTATCCAACTTTTTTACAGCCTGTATTTTTACTTTTAACCGGGTTGTTGGGAATTATTTGTGCGATCGCCTATTATCTAACCGGTTCTTTAATAATTATCGTTTTGATTCATTGGATTATAGTCATGGTTTGGCTATTTATCTTAGGGGGACAAAAAAAATTAAAAAATGGTCAAGCGATCGCTCTTTGA
- a CDS encoding TetR/AcrR family transcriptional regulator, which translates to MSTSNNSSRERIIKAASELFLTQGISETTTKEIADVAQVNEVTIFRQFKSKYGLLLAVIEESGVFTYLGESVIKSRDRALRATKGDRTSDSAETIQDYATTVLEYLEEFPEIVCSVIGEAQQYPQENRIALGKGITEVNRHLAQGLREILQEEETEQLAGLLHAILLGYGVIEFTCESHELWQDRADFLSNLVKFWTKKPKQETSTLTIRDLPPQLVHFLLQKAKKQGKQIYAIVYLLFGAGLTPQEIINLERSHHIYYPQGQLIQITQGSIREVSVNQSILGKRYGSYTRNPLTQWLRTRQDNNPALFINTQGKSLSLADLTAQWQELVRDLPASHLPTLEQTQQTWCVEMLTRGMSLENLQLLIGWDLAKLQPYAQRAKEKTALAEAFLLDH; encoded by the coding sequence ATGTCAACGTCGAATAACTCCAGTAGAGAACGTATTATTAAAGCGGCTTCGGAACTTTTTCTCACTCAAGGAATCAGCGAAACTACCACCAAAGAGATTGCAGATGTAGCTCAGGTAAACGAAGTGACGATCTTTCGTCAGTTTAAAAGCAAGTATGGCTTACTTTTAGCGGTGATTGAAGAGTCAGGGGTATTTACCTATCTGGGGGAAAGTGTAATCAAATCTCGCGATCGCGCTTTGCGCGCCACCAAAGGTGATCGCACTTCAGATTCAGCAGAGACAATCCAAGACTACGCTACCACAGTTTTAGAGTATTTGGAAGAATTTCCCGAAATAGTCTGCTCGGTCATCGGTGAAGCTCAACAATACCCTCAAGAAAACCGTATCGCTTTAGGAAAAGGAATTACTGAAGTTAATCGCCATCTAGCACAGGGTTTGAGGGAAATCCTGCAGGAAGAGGAAACGGAACAGTTAGCAGGGTTGCTCCATGCTATCCTATTAGGCTACGGTGTGATTGAGTTTACCTGTGAATCTCATGAACTTTGGCAAGATCGCGCCGATTTTTTGAGTAATTTGGTTAAGTTTTGGACGAAAAAACCTAAACAAGAAACCTCTACCCTAACAATCAGGGATTTACCACCTCAATTAGTTCATTTCCTGCTGCAAAAAGCTAAAAAACAGGGGAAACAAATCTACGCTATAGTTTACCTACTCTTCGGCGCCGGTTTAACTCCTCAAGAAATTATTAACCTAGAGCGATCGCACCACATCTACTATCCTCAAGGACAATTAATACAAATTACTCAAGGTTCCATCAGAGAGGTATCCGTTAATCAATCTATCCTGGGTAAGCGCTACGGCTCTTACACGCGCAACCCTCTTACCCAGTGGTTGAGAACTCGTCAAGATAATAACCCGGCTTTATTTATTAACACACAGGGAAAGTCTTTATCCCTAGCCGATCTTACTGCGCAATGGCAAGAATTAGTTAGAGATTTACCGGCAAGCCATCTCCCAACTTTGGAGCAAACCCAACAGACTTGGTGCGTAGAAATGTTAACCAGAGGGATGAGTTTAGAAAATTTACAGCTATTAATCGGTTGGGATTTAGCTAAGCTACAACCCTACGCTCAAAGAGCCAAGGAAAAAACAGCTTTAGCAGAAGCTTTTCTCCTTGATCATTGA
- the modB gene encoding molybdate ABC transporter permease subunit: MISKLSPLWISLQVSFLATVIAFFIGISVAYWMYRYKGKAKGILDGIFTLPLVLPPTVVGFLLLLLLGRNSPLGRLLMEVGVRVIFTWKGAVIASTVVAFPLMYKTVLGAFEQIDLDLINAACTLGANSKRLFWQILLPLGWRGVVAGVILAFARSLGEFGATLMLAGNIPGRTRTMPIAIFSAAEAGDMQEALGWVLVMITIALGAIALINYYSNSKSVSPWSSLIGYWITNRPGRINQFPLTENKGLLFELEKNLFNFELKVALNHNNSPLGILGASGSGKSMTLKCLMGLEKPDRGRIVLNGRVLFDSKHNINIPCYHRRIGVVFQNYALFPHLTVAQNIGFGLQDLAKQKRSDRLKNLIDLVKLDGLENRYPYQLSGGQQQRVALARALAIEPEALLFDEALSALDTYLRYQIEQTLIDVLSTYNGVCLFVTHKLEEAYRICDKLVVLSEGKIVQRGRKEEIFERPSSLIVAKVTECKNFSGAIEIDAQTIKAVDWDCQLSIIESIPSGLNYVGIRAHHLSIVEHSQDNNTFLCWLAGISETQHRTTLYLKLHRPPKHKKDYHLQGEIYKQTWEKLKNRSQPWHVFLDPLRLFMMEK, from the coding sequence ATGATCTCTAAACTTTCTCCTCTATGGATTTCCCTACAAGTTTCCTTTTTAGCTACAGTAATCGCTTTTTTTATAGGAATTTCTGTCGCTTACTGGATGTATAGATATAAAGGAAAAGCCAAAGGAATTCTAGACGGAATTTTTACCCTTCCTTTGGTGTTACCTCCCACAGTAGTAGGGTTTTTACTATTACTATTGTTGGGCAGAAATAGTCCTTTAGGGAGGTTGTTAATGGAAGTTGGGGTGAGAGTCATTTTTACCTGGAAAGGAGCTGTAATCGCTTCTACAGTGGTAGCATTTCCCCTGATGTATAAGACGGTTTTGGGAGCATTTGAACAAATTGATTTAGACTTAATTAACGCGGCTTGTACTTTGGGTGCTAATAGTAAGCGTCTTTTTTGGCAAATACTATTACCTTTAGGATGGCGAGGGGTTGTAGCTGGGGTTATTTTAGCCTTTGCTAGGTCTTTAGGAGAATTTGGGGCTACTTTAATGTTAGCGGGAAATATTCCAGGTAGAACGAGAACTATGCCCATTGCTATTTTCTCAGCTGCAGAAGCAGGAGATATGCAAGAAGCGTTAGGATGGGTTTTAGTGATGATTACTATTGCCTTAGGCGCGATCGCTCTTATTAATTATTATTCTAACTCTAAAAGTGTCAGTCCTTGGTCATCTCTAATAGGGTATTGGATTACAAATCGCCCGGGAAGAATTAATCAGTTTCCCTTAACAGAAAACAAAGGTTTATTATTTGAACTAGAGAAAAACCTATTTAATTTTGAGCTAAAAGTAGCCTTGAATCATAATAACAGTCCCTTAGGAATTTTGGGTGCTTCCGGCTCAGGTAAAAGTATGACTCTCAAATGTTTAATGGGGCTAGAAAAACCAGATCGGGGGAGAATTGTACTGAATGGTCGAGTTCTTTTTGATTCCAAACACAATATTAATATACCTTGTTATCATCGCCGCATTGGTGTTGTTTTTCAAAATTATGCTTTATTTCCTCATTTAACCGTGGCTCAAAATATTGGTTTTGGTTTACAGGATTTAGCTAAACAAAAAAGGAGCGATCGCCTTAAAAACCTGATTGATTTAGTTAAGTTAGACGGTTTAGAAAATCGCTATCCCTATCAACTTTCAGGAGGACAACAGCAAAGGGTAGCTTTAGCTAGAGCTTTAGCGATTGAACCCGAAGCTTTACTATTTGATGAAGCTCTTTCTGCACTAGATACCTACCTACGCTATCAGATTGAACAGACGTTAATAGATGTTTTATCTACTTACAATGGTGTCTGTTTATTTGTTACCCATAAACTAGAAGAAGCCTATCGAATTTGTGATAAGTTAGTGGTGTTGAGTGAAGGGAAAATAGTGCAACGAGGGCGCAAAGAAGAGATCTTTGAACGTCCTTCTAGTCTGATAGTAGCCAAAGTAACAGAATGCAAGAACTTTTCTGGTGCTATTGAGATTGACGCTCAAACTATCAAAGCTGTAGATTGGGATTGCCAACTGAGTATCATTGAGTCTATTCCCTCTGGTTTGAACTATGTAGGAATCAGGGCTCATCACTTAAGCATTGTTGAGCATTCTCAAGATAATAATACTTTCTTATGTTGGTTAGCAGGAATTAGTGAGACGCAACATCGGACGACTTTATACTTAAAATTACATCGACCTCCTAAGCATAAAAAAGATTATCATCTTCAGGGAGAAATTTATAAACAAACTTGGGAAAAGTTAAAGAATCGTTCTCAACCGTGGCACGTTTTTCTGGATCCTCTACGATTATTTATGATGGAAAAATAG